A genomic window from Polypterus senegalus isolate Bchr_013 unplaced genomic scaffold, ASM1683550v1 scaffold_3584, whole genome shotgun sequence includes:
- the LOC120520647 gene encoding E3 ubiquitin-protein ligase NRDP1-like → MGVARRHREVASASNMGYDIERFVGYVNEGLLCCICQDVLENPLQAPCEHAFCSTCIHGWLVHHHNCPEDRQSLDVSALQPLFRYMKNDLNQLQIRCINREHGCNMVCSFESIDLHERECEYRWIPCINA, encoded by the exons GCAAGCAACATGGGCTATGATATAGAGCGCTTTGTTGGCTATGTGAATGAGGGACTTCTGTGCTGCATTTGTCAAGATGTGCTGGAAAACCCACTTCAGGCACCTTGTGAACATGCCTTCTGCAGTACCTGCATCCACGGCTGGTTGGTGCATCACCATAACTGTCCTGAAGACAGACAATCACTTGATGTTTCAGCATTGCAGCCTTTATTCAG GTATATGAAGAATGACTTGAATCAACTGCAGATCCGATGCATAAACAGAGAACATGGATGTAATATGGTTTGTTCATTTGAATCTATAGATCTGCATGAGCGGGAGTGTGAATATAGATGGATTCCATGCATCAATGCCC